The following proteins are co-located in the Candidatus Deferrimicrobiaceae bacterium genome:
- a CDS encoding sigma-70 family RNA polymerase sigma factor, whose protein sequence is MKKEETSPVPEAELVKAAAGGDQEAFREIMERYKGRAYGVAFGILGDPDEAVDAVQDAFIKAFYSLKDFRGGSSFFTWFYRMLVNGSIDRWRKTGRKGEVAFDETQGTEDECQAETGNYPRTPEELAGNRQLADALAAAIAALPEYHRAVIILREVDGLSYDEIAESLGCSVGTVMSRLHYARGRLKETLKKFREA, encoded by the coding sequence ATGAAAAAGGAAGAGACGAGTCCGGTTCCCGAAGCCGAGCTGGTGAAGGCGGCGGCGGGCGGCGACCAGGAGGCGTTCCGCGAGATCATGGAACGATACAAGGGGCGGGCATACGGCGTGGCGTTCGGCATCCTGGGCGACCCCGACGAGGCTGTCGACGCGGTTCAGGATGCCTTCATCAAGGCGTTCTACAGCCTCAAGGACTTCCGCGGCGGATCCAGTTTCTTCACCTGGTTCTACCGGATGCTGGTCAACGGCTCGATCGATCGCTGGCGGAAGACCGGCCGCAAGGGAGAGGTGGCGTTCGACGAGACGCAGGGGACCGAGGATGAATGCCAAGCCGAGACGGGGAACTATCCCCGCACCCCCGAGGAACTTGCCGGGAACCGGCAGCTGGCCGACGCGCTGGCCGCGGCTATTGCGGCGCTGCCCGAGTACCATCGGGCCGTGATCATCCTGCGCGAGGTCGACGGCCTGTCCTACGACGAGATCGCCGAATCGCTCGGGTGCTCGGTCGGCACCGTGATGTCGCGGCTACACTATGCACGCGGGCGGCTCAAGGAAACCCTCAAGAAGTTCCGGGAAGCGTAG
- the polA gene encoding DNA polymerase I, protein MKSLYLIDGHNVLYRTFYGVPRLTAPDGTPTNAVLGTARILLKILRQENPDAIAAVFDTPEPTPRHLLYPEYKANRLKVPEDLSVQFPLVEEVIDALGVPRVAIPGAEADDVIGTLSRLADEAGMRVVVISSDKDLYQLVSQNVRIRDGLKDREVGPEQVRETFGVDAGQVVDLLALAGDPSDNIPGVPGIGEKTAAELLREFGSLDALLAGTDRLKGARREKIEKNADQARLCRQLAAIDRDVPLDVGLADLAPRGISVGRATPLFKKLGFRKLVDDLELEQRNAMPLFRPGGSGGAEAAAPKSSEAVSWRAIDSAKALASALGTPFPKRAGLHPGDGTGAAAALAIPDGETFLFPPEEVDAVVSRFLEHGGRVYVFDGKRLLRLRPGLSALDALPLIDLLVAGYLLSPDEGSPTPTKLFARYLPGSVAAGEEGTPEARAAEIARSLAGLGGALEEKLAEAELTSVSDDIDMPLLPVLFRMERAGIKIDTGIFAQLSAELDEGTKAIERKVANIAGGDFNINSPKQLAFLLFEKLGLPPVKKTKTGYSTDVEVLEQLRDTHEIPALILEYRTLAKLKSTYVDVLPGLIDPRDGRLHTTFNSIQAGTGRLSSSDPNLQNIPVRTPLGQRIRCGFIPEPGCLFVGADYSQVELRLLAHLSGDATLVRGFREGEDIHQSTAMSVFNVKAADVTPELRRRAKVINFGILYGMSPYGLSRELGIAPKEAKPLIDGYFERFPGVREYLEEVKVRARRDGYVTTIFGRRRYIRDIVSQNRIMRDAADRMAVNAPIQGSAADIIKIAMIRADRAFRTRGMKARLLLQVHDELLAEAPKDEAAEARSILVETMEGAVKLSVPLTVTAGTGKNWGEVH, encoded by the coding sequence ATGAAATCTCTTTATCTGATCGACGGACATAACGTCCTCTACCGGACGTTTTACGGGGTGCCCCGGCTCACGGCGCCCGACGGCACACCGACCAACGCGGTACTCGGAACCGCGCGCATCCTCCTGAAGATCCTCCGACAGGAAAATCCCGACGCCATCGCCGCCGTGTTCGACACGCCCGAGCCGACCCCGCGGCACCTGCTGTATCCGGAGTACAAGGCCAACCGCCTCAAGGTGCCCGAGGATCTCTCGGTGCAGTTCCCGCTGGTCGAGGAGGTGATCGACGCCCTGGGGGTCCCGCGCGTGGCGATTCCGGGGGCCGAGGCCGACGATGTCATCGGGACTCTTTCGCGCCTGGCCGACGAGGCCGGGATGCGAGTCGTCGTGATCTCCTCCGACAAGGACCTTTACCAGCTCGTCTCGCAGAACGTCCGGATTCGGGACGGCCTGAAGGATCGCGAGGTCGGGCCCGAGCAGGTGCGCGAGACGTTCGGCGTCGACGCGGGGCAAGTCGTCGACCTGCTCGCGCTTGCGGGAGATCCCTCCGACAACATTCCCGGCGTGCCCGGCATCGGCGAAAAGACGGCAGCCGAGTTGCTGCGCGAATTCGGGTCGCTCGATGCGCTATTGGCCGGCACCGACCGGCTCAAGGGCGCCAGGCGGGAAAAGATCGAGAAAAACGCGGACCAGGCGCGCCTCTGCCGGCAGCTCGCCGCGATCGATCGCGACGTCCCGCTTGACGTCGGCCTCGCCGACCTGGCGCCTCGCGGAATCAGCGTGGGGCGGGCCACACCTCTTTTCAAAAAACTCGGCTTCCGGAAGCTGGTCGACGATCTCGAGCTCGAGCAACGGAACGCGATGCCGCTTTTCAGGCCCGGAGGATCGGGCGGGGCGGAAGCGGCCGCACCGAAATCGTCCGAGGCGGTCTCGTGGCGCGCAATCGATAGCGCCAAGGCGCTGGCATCGGCGCTCGGTACGCCTTTTCCGAAGCGGGCGGGGCTGCATCCGGGCGACGGAACCGGTGCTGCCGCCGCACTTGCGATCCCGGACGGCGAGACGTTCCTCTTCCCGCCCGAGGAAGTGGACGCGGTCGTCTCCCGGTTCCTGGAGCACGGCGGGCGGGTGTACGTGTTCGACGGGAAGCGGCTTCTCCGCTTGCGGCCGGGCCTGTCCGCCCTCGACGCCCTGCCGCTGATCGACCTTCTTGTCGCGGGATACCTGCTTTCGCCGGACGAAGGGTCGCCGACGCCGACGAAACTGTTCGCACGATACCTGCCCGGATCGGTCGCAGCCGGGGAGGAGGGCACCCCCGAGGCGCGCGCGGCGGAGATCGCCAGGAGTCTGGCGGGTCTGGGAGGCGCCCTCGAGGAAAAGCTGGCCGAAGCCGAGCTGACGTCGGTCAGCGACGACATCGACATGCCGCTCCTTCCGGTCCTCTTCCGGATGGAGCGCGCGGGCATCAAAATCGACACCGGCATCTTCGCGCAGCTATCCGCCGAGCTGGACGAGGGGACGAAGGCGATCGAACGGAAGGTCGCAAACATCGCCGGAGGCGATTTCAACATCAATTCGCCGAAGCAGCTCGCCTTCCTGCTTTTCGAAAAGCTCGGCCTGCCCCCCGTCAAGAAAACGAAGACCGGCTACTCGACCGATGTCGAAGTGCTGGAGCAGCTCCGGGATACCCATGAGATCCCCGCGCTTATCCTCGAATATCGCACCTTGGCGAAGCTCAAGTCGACCTACGTCGACGTCCTGCCGGGATTGATCGATCCGCGGGACGGGCGGCTCCATACGACTTTCAATTCGATCCAGGCCGGAACCGGGCGGCTGTCCTCGTCCGACCCGAACCTCCAGAACATTCCCGTGCGTACGCCCTTGGGGCAACGGATCCGGTGCGGCTTCATTCCCGAGCCGGGGTGCCTCTTCGTCGGCGCCGACTACTCCCAGGTCGAGCTCCGGCTGCTCGCCCATCTGTCAGGCGATGCTACGCTGGTCCGGGGGTTCCGCGAAGGGGAGGACATCCACCAGTCCACCGCCATGTCCGTGTTCAACGTGAAGGCCGCCGACGTGACGCCCGAGCTCAGGCGCCGGGCCAAGGTGATCAATTTCGGCATCCTCTACGGGATGAGCCCCTATGGGCTATCCCGGGAGCTTGGCATCGCGCCCAAGGAAGCGAAGCCGCTGATCGACGGCTACTTCGAGCGATTCCCGGGCGTCAGGGAATACCTCGAGGAGGTCAAGGTCCGGGCCCGCCGCGACGGGTACGTCACGACGATCTTCGGGCGCCGTCGCTACATTCGCGACATCGTTTCCCAGAACCGCATAATGCGGGATGCGGCAGACCGGATGGCCGTCAATGCGCCGATCCAGGGGAGCGCCGCCGACATCATCAAGATCGCCATGATCCGGGCAGACCGCGCCTTTAGAACCCGGGGGATGAAGGCCCGCTTGCTGCTCCAGGTGCACGACGAGCTGCTGGCCGAGGCGCCGAAGGACGAGGCGGCCGAGGCCAGGTCGATCCTCGTCGAGACGATGGAGGGGGCGGTCAAGCTTTCCGTCCCGCTCACGGTCACGGCCGGAACCGGGAAAAACTGGGGCGAGGTTCATTAA
- a CDS encoding RDD family protein has protein sequence MATRWEEKRAYFRDARRARYLARMVGKAADLIVALCLWRIEGAAGAFAALFYLLMADAFPGGRSAGKWLAGLKVVRVDGEPMDFSASLLRNGTIVVPFLLYLVPAVGPFLAYTVGLAVLLVETYLGFYDPDGQRAGDTLAETLVVEQRQPSHEISLSDRRT, from the coding sequence ATGGCCACCCGCTGGGAAGAGAAACGCGCGTACTTCCGCGATGCACGGCGGGCGCGCTACCTGGCGCGGATGGTCGGCAAGGCGGCTGACCTGATCGTGGCGCTCTGCCTCTGGCGGATCGAGGGAGCGGCCGGCGCATTCGCGGCGCTGTTCTACCTGCTGATGGCCGATGCTTTCCCCGGCGGCCGGAGCGCCGGCAAGTGGCTGGCCGGCCTCAAGGTCGTGCGCGTCGACGGGGAGCCGATGGATTTCTCCGCATCCCTCCTGCGAAACGGAACGATCGTCGTCCCGTTCCTGCTCTATCTCGTCCCGGCGGTCGGTCCCTTCCTTGCCTACACGGTGGGGCTGGCCGTGCTGCTCGTCGAGACGTATCTCGGTTTCTACGATCCCGACGGCCAGCGGGCGGGCGATACCCTCGCCGAGACGCTGGTGGTCGAGCAAAGGCAGCCCTCCCATGAAATCTCTTTATCTGATCGACGGACATAA
- the hemB gene encoding porphobilinogen synthase gives MNFPEYRPRRMRRTETLRRMVRETRLSVDNLIYPLFVTHEKNAMHEIPSMPGIFQMSVDNLVKEAKAVKKLGIPAVLLFGIPEKKDAVGSDACSDKGIIQTAVRAIKNAVPDLVVVTDVCFCEYTDHGHCGILTKSGEVDNDATLEILAQSAVTHARAGADIIAPSDMMDGRVGRIREALDDEGFSGIPIMAYAAKYASGFYGPFRDAAESTPSFGDRRSYQMDPGNGLEALREVALDIQEGADIVMVKPALAYLDVIRAVREEFDYPVAAYSVSGEYSIVKAGEKLDWIDGPRVMMEILTAIRRAGAEMIITYAAKDAAKLIAG, from the coding sequence ATGAACTTTCCCGAATATCGCCCCCGCCGGATGCGTCGCACCGAGACGCTGCGCCGGATGGTCCGCGAGACCCGCCTTTCCGTCGACAACCTGATCTATCCGCTCTTCGTGACGCACGAGAAGAACGCGATGCACGAGATTCCTTCCATGCCGGGGATCTTCCAGATGAGCGTCGACAACCTCGTCAAGGAGGCGAAAGCCGTCAAGAAGCTCGGCATTCCAGCCGTCCTCCTGTTCGGCATCCCCGAAAAGAAGGACGCGGTCGGCTCCGACGCCTGCTCCGACAAGGGCATCATCCAGACCGCCGTCCGGGCGATCAAGAACGCGGTTCCCGACCTCGTCGTCGTTACCGACGTCTGCTTCTGCGAATACACCGACCATGGCCATTGCGGCATCCTGACGAAGTCCGGCGAGGTCGACAACGATGCCACGCTCGAGATCCTGGCGCAGAGCGCGGTGACGCACGCACGGGCAGGCGCCGATATCATCGCTCCGTCCGACATGATGGACGGCCGGGTCGGCCGCATCCGCGAGGCGCTCGACGACGAGGGCTTCAGCGGGATCCCGATCATGGCCTATGCGGCCAAGTACGCCAGCGGCTTCTACGGCCCGTTCCGCGACGCGGCCGAGAGCACGCCGTCGTTCGGCGACCGACGCTCCTACCAGATGGACCCCGGGAACGGACTCGAGGCGCTCCGCGAGGTCGCGCTCGACATCCAGGAGGGTGCCGACATCGTGATGGTCAAGCCGGCGCTCGCATATCTCGACGTGATCCGCGCCGTCCGGGAAGAATTCGACTATCCCGTCGCCGCCTACAGCGTCAGCGGCGAATACTCGATCGTCAAGGCGGGCGAAAAACTCGACTGGATCGACGGTCCGCGCGTGATGATGGAGATCCTCACCGCCATCCGGCGCGCCGGCGCCGAGATGATCATCACCTACGCCGCCAAGGACGCGGCGAAGCTGATCGCGGGCTGA
- a CDS encoding uroporphyrinogen-III synthase, translating to MPLRGIRVLVTRGEGQAREFADLIRGRGGVPVLFPTVRIVAVDDPGPLDAAISALPSFDWLLFSSANGVRYFAPRATAAIAAGLPPGLRIGSVGPGTTRAVSDAGMTVFLEAGTHTAEGLLDALAKEGISGKRFLVPRAAEGREALVDGLVVQGGIVVAPVTYRTGLPDLDEGAARAIAETPPDVCAFASPSAFRNFILLLGEDRARSILSSSTIAVIGEVTARSVENRDMSVGIMPDQYTIAGMLDAIEVHFRQKGAAR from the coding sequence ATGCCCCTTCGCGGGATTCGCGTGCTGGTCACCCGCGGCGAGGGGCAGGCGAGGGAATTCGCCGACCTGATCCGCGGCCGAGGCGGGGTCCCCGTCCTTTTCCCCACGGTTCGGATCGTCGCAGTCGACGACCCGGGGCCGCTCGATGCCGCGATCTCGGCGCTTCCCTCCTTCGACTGGCTGCTCTTTTCCAGCGCAAACGGCGTCAGATATTTTGCGCCGCGCGCAACTGCGGCGATCGCCGCCGGGCTTCCGCCGGGGCTTCGCATCGGATCGGTCGGGCCCGGCACGACGCGCGCGGTTTCCGATGCCGGCATGACGGTCTTCCTCGAGGCGGGAACGCATACGGCGGAAGGCCTGCTCGACGCCCTCGCCAAAGAGGGTATATCCGGGAAGCGCTTCCTGGTTCCCCGAGCGGCCGAGGGGCGCGAAGCGCTCGTCGACGGCCTCGTCGTTCAGGGTGGCATCGTTGTCGCGCCCGTCACCTACCGCACAGGGCTGCCCGATCTCGACGAAGGCGCCGCGCGGGCTATTGCGGAAACCCCCCCCGACGTTTGCGCCTTCGCCTCCCCGTCGGCCTTCCGGAACTTTATCCTGCTTCTGGGGGAGGATCGCGCCCGATCCATCCTTTCCAGCAGCACGATCGCCGTCATCGGCGAGGTGACCGCCCGATCCGTCGAAAACAGAGACATGTCCGTCGGGATCATGCCTGATCAATACACGATCGCCGGCATGCTCGACGCCATCGAGGTCCATTTCCGCCAAAAAGGAGCCGCCCGATGA
- the hemC gene encoding hydroxymethylbilane synthase, with protein MNRPDGVIILGSRGSLLALWQAEHIKALVEEKTGRKVEIFKIKTTGDMILDVPLAKVGGKGLFVKEIEDALLTGKIDFAVHSMKDVPTELPAGLEISCTTKREDPRDAFLSNKAKTFDTLPKGAKVGTSSLRRQTQLLAARPDLQIDQLRGNLDTRIRKMDEGQYDAIILAAAGLRRLGWADRISSLIDPEVSLPAVGQGALGIEIRSDDADTRGAVAFLDDPETSVAVRAERAFLTRLEGGCQVPIGAFGRIEGNELRFNGLVGRPDGTEIIRGERRGSRNDPEAMGVSLAEELLSRGAKAILDEVYAASKG; from the coding sequence GTGAATAGACCGGACGGCGTCATCATCCTGGGGAGCCGGGGCAGCCTGCTCGCGCTGTGGCAGGCCGAACACATCAAGGCGCTTGTCGAGGAGAAGACCGGCCGGAAGGTCGAGATCTTCAAGATCAAGACCACGGGCGACATGATCCTCGATGTCCCGCTGGCCAAGGTGGGCGGCAAGGGACTGTTCGTGAAGGAGATCGAGGACGCGCTGCTGACCGGGAAGATCGATTTCGCCGTCCACTCGATGAAAGACGTGCCGACCGAGTTGCCCGCCGGCCTCGAGATCTCGTGCACCACCAAGCGCGAAGATCCGCGCGACGCATTTCTTTCGAACAAGGCGAAGACGTTCGACACGCTCCCGAAGGGCGCCAAGGTGGGCACCAGTTCCCTTCGCCGGCAGACGCAGCTCCTCGCCGCCCGCCCCGACCTGCAGATCGACCAGCTCCGCGGCAACCTCGACACCCGCATCCGCAAGATGGACGAAGGTCAGTATGACGCGATCATCCTCGCGGCGGCCGGCTTGCGGAGGCTTGGCTGGGCCGACCGGATCTCGTCACTGATCGATCCCGAAGTCTCGCTTCCCGCTGTCGGGCAGGGAGCGCTGGGCATCGAGATCCGGAGCGACGATGCCGATACGCGCGGGGCGGTCGCCTTCCTCGACGATCCCGAGACATCGGTCGCGGTGCGCGCCGAGCGCGCCTTCCTGACCCGGCTCGAGGGGGGGTGCCAGGTGCCCATCGGCGCTTTCGGCCGCATCGAGGGGAACGAATTGCGATTCAACGGCCTGGTCGGTCGCCCCGACGGGACCGAGATCATCCGGGGAGAGCGTCGCGGTTCCCGGAACGATCCCGAAGCCATGGGCGTCTCGCTGGCCGAAGAGCTGCTGTCGCGCGGCGCCAAGGCCATCCTCGACGAAGTCTACGCCGCGTCGAAGGGCTGA
- the hemA gene encoding glutamyl-tRNA reductase yields the protein MGHIVIVGLNHRSAPVEIRERLAFPADTIGDALRSLLSLPSVSEGVIISTCNRVEVCVLADEGYRGTGEVKAFLADHHGLALPDVEGHLYHHIDEDAVHHLFRVSSSLDSMVLGEPQILGQVKDAYGYAGEFKSIGPVLDKFFSKAFSVAKRVRTETKVASSAVSISYAGVELARKIFGDLKDKTVMLIGAGEMCELAARHLLNAGVKGIMVTNRTFERAVKLAEEFEGTAIRFEEMVSHLKTADIVISSTGSPTFILRRQDVEEVIRIRRNRPMFFVDMAVPRDIDPDINDIDNVYVYDIDDLNNVIETNLEERHKEAGIAEDIVVSEVASFRKWLDAQQVTPTIISLRRKFDEIRAHEVAKALSILGTDDPKTCKVVEGLASSIVNKVLHAPLMALKNDGDGRDPMELVPVVRELFDLTDGGKDRE from the coding sequence ATGGGCCATATCGTCATAGTCGGTTTGAATCACAGGTCGGCGCCGGTCGAGATCCGCGAGCGTCTCGCTTTTCCCGCCGACACGATCGGCGACGCGCTGCGCTCGCTTCTGTCGCTGCCGTCCGTCTCCGAAGGCGTCATCATCTCGACCTGCAACCGGGTCGAGGTTTGCGTATTGGCCGACGAGGGTTATCGGGGAACCGGCGAAGTCAAGGCGTTCCTGGCCGACCATCACGGGTTGGCGCTTCCCGACGTCGAGGGCCACCTCTACCATCACATCGACGAAGATGCCGTTCATCACCTGTTCCGCGTCTCCTCGAGCCTCGACTCGATGGTCCTCGGCGAGCCGCAGATCCTGGGGCAGGTCAAGGACGCCTACGGCTACGCGGGCGAGTTCAAGTCGATCGGCCCGGTACTCGACAAGTTCTTCTCCAAGGCATTCTCGGTTGCCAAGCGGGTCCGCACCGAGACCAAGGTCGCCAGCTCCGCGGTCTCGATCTCGTACGCGGGCGTCGAACTCGCGCGCAAGATCTTCGGCGACCTGAAAGACAAGACGGTCATGCTGATCGGGGCCGGCGAGATGTGCGAGCTCGCGGCGCGCCACCTGCTCAACGCAGGCGTCAAGGGCATCATGGTCACAAACCGCACCTTCGAGCGTGCGGTCAAGCTGGCCGAGGAGTTCGAGGGCACCGCCATCCGCTTCGAGGAGATGGTGTCTCACCTCAAGACTGCCGACATCGTCATCTCTTCCACGGGATCGCCCACGTTCATCCTCCGGCGGCAGGATGTCGAGGAAGTCATCCGCATCCGGCGCAACCGCCCGATGTTCTTCGTCGACATGGCGGTGCCGCGCGACATCGACCCCGACATCAACGACATCGACAATGTCTACGTCTACGATATCGACGACCTCAACAATGTCATCGAGACCAACCTCGAGGAGCGTCACAAGGAAGCGGGGATCGCCGAAGATATCGTGGTGTCCGAGGTCGCGTCGTTCCGCAAGTGGCTCGACGCCCAGCAGGTGACGCCCACCATCATCTCGCTGCGGCGCAAGTTCGACGAGATCCGCGCGCACGAGGTCGCCAAGGCGCTGTCGATCCTTGGAACCGACGACCCGAAAACGTGCAAGGTGGTCGAGGGGCTGGCCTCCTCGATCGTCAACAAGGTGCTTCACGCGCCGTTGATGGCGCTCAAAAACGACGGTGACGGACGCGACCCAATGGAACTGGTACCCGTGGTCCGGGAACTGTTCGACCTGACCGACGGAGGGAAAGACCGTGAATAG
- the ccsB gene encoding c-type cytochrome biogenesis protein CcsB, with protein MQTLLLKSTTILYLVGALLYLYFIVTLRERGARLGRMFLLIGGFLHLLGFCMRFVEAGHTPITNLFESLSFFALVIVGVFLLTEIRYKLRVLGAFVAPLAFLFSLLSAFQQSEIQKLNPALNSSWLPVHVIVLFIAYAFFAVAFAAGLMYLMQERQVKGKRMGAIFQRLPSLDVLDEINYRCLTIGFPMLTIGIITGSLWAQNAWGTYWSWDPKETASLATWLVYAALLHGRLTVGWRGRKAAILAIVGFLLVVFTFLGINLLPAGKHTYAALNG; from the coding sequence ATGCAAACGCTCCTTTTGAAGTCGACCACCATCCTCTACCTGGTCGGCGCCCTCCTTTACCTCTACTTCATCGTCACGCTCAGGGAGCGGGGCGCGCGGCTGGGCCGCATGTTCCTGCTCATCGGCGGTTTCCTGCACCTTCTCGGCTTCTGCATGCGCTTCGTCGAGGCGGGACACACCCCCATCACCAACCTGTTCGAGTCGCTGTCCTTCTTTGCCCTCGTCATCGTCGGGGTGTTCCTGCTGACCGAAATCCGGTACAAGCTGCGGGTGCTGGGCGCTTTCGTCGCGCCGCTGGCCTTCCTTTTCAGCCTGCTTTCGGCTTTCCAGCAGTCCGAGATCCAGAAGCTCAATCCGGCGCTCAACTCCTCCTGGCTTCCCGTACACGTCATAGTGCTGTTCATTGCCTACGCGTTCTTCGCCGTGGCGTTCGCCGCGGGCCTCATGTACCTGATGCAGGAGCGGCAGGTCAAGGGGAAGCGCATGGGCGCCATCTTCCAGCGGCTTCCGTCGCTCGATGTGCTCGACGAGATCAACTATCGGTGCCTGACGATCGGGTTCCCGATGCTCACCATCGGGATCATCACCGGGTCGCTCTGGGCCCAGAACGCTTGGGGCACCTACTGGAGCTGGGACCCGAAAGAGACCGCGTCGCTTGCCACATGGCTGGTCTACGCCGCGCTGCTCCACGGCCGGTTGACCGTCGGCTGGCGCGGGCGCAAGGCCGCCATCCTCGCCATCGTCGGGTTTCTCCTGGTCGTCTTCACCTTCCTCGGCATCAACCTGCTGCCTGCGGGCAAGCACACATACGCAGCTCTCAACGGTTAA
- a CDS encoding DUF480 domain-containing protein — protein sequence MEPQLDAIETRVLGALIEKELATPEYYPLSLNALVNACNQKSNRDPVTDLCEADVSRALGTLGRKQLAILSGDSGRVSKYRHFMVEKLDLGRPELAILCELMLRGPQTPGELRTRAGRMCDLPDLACVGAILQKLGGETPPMVAILPRQPGRKEQRYAQLFGGMPAAEPASPAFPAAAPEEGPSDEAARTGRDARIEALEAEVAALREEARALRSEVAELTRLVVGES from the coding sequence GTGGAGCCGCAGCTCGACGCTATCGAAACGCGTGTGCTCGGCGCCCTGATCGAGAAGGAGCTGGCGACGCCCGAATACTACCCGCTGTCGCTCAACGCGCTTGTCAACGCCTGCAACCAGAAGTCGAACCGCGACCCCGTCACCGACCTGTGCGAGGCCGACGTCTCGCGGGCTCTCGGGACGCTCGGGCGCAAGCAGCTTGCGATTCTTTCCGGGGACAGCGGCCGGGTCTCGAAATACCGGCATTTCATGGTCGAGAAGCTCGATCTCGGGCGCCCCGAGCTGGCGATCCTGTGCGAGCTGATGCTCCGGGGCCCTCAGACGCCGGGCGAGCTGCGGACCCGCGCCGGCCGGATGTGCGACCTGCCAGACCTCGCCTGCGTGGGGGCGATTCTTCAGAAACTTGGTGGCGAGACGCCTCCGATGGTCGCCATCCTTCCCCGCCAGCCCGGGCGCAAGGAGCAGCGGTACGCCCAGCTGTTCGGCGGGATGCCGGCCGCCGAGCCGGCGTCCCCGGCTTTTCCGGCGGCGGCCCCGGAGGAAGGCCCGAGCGACGAAGCCGCCCGGACCGGCCGGGACGCGCGCATCGAGGCGCTCGAGGCCGAAGTCGCGGCGCTCCGGGAGGAGGCCCGTGCGCTTCGGTCCGAGGTGGCCGAGCTGACCCGCCTGGTCGTCGGGGAGTCGTGA
- a CDS encoding ABC transporter substrate-binding protein codes for MGALLLAGILAISGCRQRLPVDERTVVIALSGAPSSFDPRLATDAYSEQLLQMTHAGLMRRDTHGDLVPDLAQDFEMHSPVEIAFHLRPDLRFHDGREVTATDVRDTFVWILDSGNRSPHKSAFDILAGIDTPDRHTVVFRLKSPYAPFLAEMTRGIVPSGTPARGYAPPIGAGPFKVEDVEPGDSVSLARFDGFFGGPPAVPRIVVKFIPDSTLRFLELKMGSVNFVLNGIDPEMLPEAGKNPNLVTEESAGGNVSYLGFNLRDPVLADIRVRRAIALAIDRGAIIRALWKGKADPADSILAPGIRAHADGLPDVPYDPVQARRLLDQAGHPDPDGEGPAPRFTLTYKTSQNALRLRIATAIQDQLRQVGIALDIRSYEWGTFFGDIRKGNFQLYSLTWVGLRDPDIFHLAFHSKQMPPDGANRNRYENAEVDRLTEAGQRETDPARRKAIYDRVQRILARDLPVFPLWANRNVLVRDRRVTGFTVTPEEDYTSVRSMKVDPPPREAAAR; via the coding sequence ATGGGGGCCTTGCTGCTCGCCGGAATCCTCGCGATATCCGGCTGCCGCCAGCGATTGCCCGTCGATGAGAGAACCGTCGTCATCGCGCTGTCCGGGGCACCATCGTCGTTCGACCCCCGGCTCGCGACCGACGCCTATTCCGAGCAGCTCCTCCAGATGACCCATGCGGGGCTGATGCGGCGCGACACCCACGGCGACCTCGTTCCCGACCTGGCGCAAGACTTCGAGATGCACTCTCCCGTCGAGATCGCCTTCCACCTGCGCCCCGACCTCCGGTTTCACGACGGGCGGGAGGTCACCGCCACGGACGTACGCGATACCTTCGTGTGGATCCTAGACTCCGGTAATCGTTCCCCGCACAAGTCGGCCTTCGACATACTGGCCGGAATCGATACCCCCGACCGGCACACCGTGGTCTTCCGCCTGAAAAGCCCTTACGCCCCCTTCCTCGCCGAGATGACGCGCGGGATCGTCCCCTCGGGCACTCCGGCCCGCGGCTACGCCCCGCCGATCGGGGCCGGCCCGTTCAAGGTCGAGGACGTGGAGCCCGGCGACTCCGTGTCGCTTGCGCGCTTCGACGGCTTCTTCGGCGGCCCTCCCGCAGTGCCGCGCATCGTCGTGAAGTTCATCCCCGACAGCACGCTGCGCTTCCTCGAGCTCAAGATGGGGAGCGTCAACTTCGTCCTCAACGGGATCGATCCGGAAATGCTCCCCGAGGCCGGGAAGAATCCCAACCTCGTCACCGAGGAGTCGGCGGGAGGCAACGTGTCTTATCTCGGGTTCAATCTCCGGGACCCGGTGCTCGCCGATATCCGGGTGCGGCGCGCCATCGCTCTGGCCATCGACCGGGGAGCGATCATCCGCGCCTTATGGAAAGGGAAGGCCGACCCTGCCGATTCCATCCTGGCGCCCGGCATCCGGGCGCACGCCGACGGATTGCCGGACGTGCCGTACGATCCCGTCCAGGCAAGGCGGCTGCTGGACCAGGCGGGACACCCCGACCCCGACGGGGAAGGCCCGGCCCCGAGGTTCACGCTGACCTACAAGACGTCCCAGAATGCGCTGCGGCTCCGAATCGCGACCGCGATCCAGGACCAGCTCCGGCAGGTCGGCATCGCCCTCGACATCCGGTCCTACGAGTGGGGCACCTTCTTCGGCGACATCCGGAAGGGGAACTTCCAGCTTTACAGCCTGACCTGGGTGGGGCTGCGCGACCCGGACATCTTTCACCTCGCCTTCCACTCGAAGCAGATGCCCCCCGACGGCGCCAACCGGAACCGGTACGAGAACGCCGAGGTCGACCGGCTGACGGAAGCGGGGCAGCGGGAGACGGACCCGGCCCGAAGGAAAGCGATCTACGACCGGGTCCAGCGGATCCTCGCGCGCGACCTCCCCGTCTTTCCCCTCTGGGCAAATCGGAACGTGCTGGTGCGCGACCGCCGGGTAACCGGGTTCACGGTCACGCCCGAGGAGGATTACACCAGCGTCCGCTCCATGAAGGTCGACCCGCCTCCCCGGGAGGCCGCCGCCCGATGA